The Bacillota bacterium genome contains a region encoding:
- a CDS encoding aspartate/glutamate racemase family protein: MAGSGSERDKGIFIGILRWESGPQDLSQFEAIPGHFLHPDTFEFPVRFERVKGASFSTVVEMPSPEVLQEMVRAAKEMERDGIRAVTTSCGFNAIFQHHLAAAVRIPVFTSSLLQVPMVHTMIDPGKAVGILTADERFLTKEHLQAVGIDERIPVCIAGIQDTGVFSRVRDEPGATVDVERFRAQVVEVAMERIVRHDPSVGAIVIECTDLPSFSPDIRKAARLPVFDIVTLTNWVYWSLH; encoded by the coding sequence ATGGCCGGATCTGGCTCTGAGCGTGACAAAGGGATCTTCATTGGAATACTGCGCTGGGAAAGCGGGCCGCAGGACCTTTCGCAGTTTGAGGCCATCCCCGGCCATTTCCTTCACCCTGATACGTTTGAGTTTCCGGTCCGCTTCGAGCGAGTTAAGGGGGCATCCTTTTCCACGGTCGTTGAGATGCCGAGCCCTGAGGTGCTCCAGGAGATGGTAAGGGCAGCAAAGGAGATGGAGAGGGATGGCATACGAGCTGTGACCACCAGCTGCGGCTTCAACGCAATTTTCCAGCACCACCTGGCGGCTGCCGTAAGGATCCCGGTATTCACGTCAAGCTTGCTCCAGGTCCCCATGGTGCACACCATGATAGACCCTGGCAAGGCAGTTGGGATCCTGACCGCAGACGAGCGCTTCCTCACGAAGGAACACTTGCAGGCAGTGGGTATAGACGAGAGGATCCCGGTATGCATTGCGGGGATCCAGGACACTGGTGTTTTCTCCCGAGTTCGCGATGAACCCGGTGCCACGGTTGACGTCGAGAGATTCCGGGCACAGGTTGTCGAGGTTGCCATGGAAAGAATCGTAAGGCATGACCCCAGTGTTGGCGCGATAGTCATTGAATGCACGGACTTGCCATCGTTCTCTCCCGATATCAGGAAAGCGGCAAGACTGCCGGTGTTTGACATCGTAACACTGACCAACTGGGTTTATTGGAGCCTCCATTGA